A genomic segment from Polyangium mundeleinium encodes:
- a CDS encoding ATP-dependent nuclease, with the protein MQLFKLTIKGFRCFGPEETTIEFDPLTAFVGANGAGKSAALIALVRMFGTTNAHRTLTREDFHVSSAAGASMPNQLDLRIEAWFQFPELLNDAAAAASAAVPECLKHIVVSETASVPMCRIRLDGSWSAGPTAEGEVEQRLSWVNSDAVDAPEEKVFPLSGVERRLIQALYIPATRDAVRELRAVSGTILSRVLKVIRWPDELKEKISKLDRELTGMVRAEATLSELESTLREHWSDLVSGTSVPSFTFADTDLAGVLRRLDAEISGPVGSRSIHLLSEGERSLLYFALVESTLTFEAKLAGKGSATFDSGPRPVLTLLAVEEPENHLAPQYLGRILKKLRNLIAAGGVQVLLTSHSASIMRRVEPSEVRHFRAEANGGRRITRLSLPKDTEEAFKYVREAVMAYPELYFASVVVLGEGASEEIVIPRVARVLGLDIDPRFIAVVPLGGRHVHHFWRLLREIGTPYVTLTDLDLERHGGGWARIRDLVGELVEFGEGSAKVLDGVHLEQVDTVVPVAITDPTFASWIRHLEVGFNVFMSAPLDLDFSMLSAFPEAYKKLAPSRGGPQFPQPHEDVKPFVERVTRATLGTNGGSGLTYTDEEHKLFSWYAYFFASGSKPATHARALAQCDDTTLAKGAPDVLRRLAERVKALAPT; encoded by the coding sequence ATGCAGCTATTCAAGTTGACGATCAAGGGTTTCCGGTGCTTCGGTCCCGAGGAGACAACGATTGAGTTCGACCCGCTCACGGCGTTTGTCGGTGCGAACGGTGCGGGCAAGAGTGCTGCTCTTATTGCCCTCGTCCGGATGTTCGGAACTACGAATGCGCACCGGACCCTTACCCGAGAGGACTTCCACGTCTCGTCAGCGGCAGGCGCGAGCATGCCAAATCAACTCGATCTTCGGATCGAGGCATGGTTCCAATTTCCCGAACTCCTGAACGATGCAGCGGCAGCCGCCTCAGCTGCCGTGCCCGAGTGTCTGAAGCACATCGTCGTGAGCGAAACCGCATCTGTGCCGATGTGTCGCATTCGCCTGGACGGAAGTTGGTCCGCCGGACCCACAGCGGAGGGCGAGGTCGAGCAGAGACTCTCCTGGGTGAACTCCGACGCAGTGGATGCTCCAGAAGAAAAGGTCTTTCCGCTGTCCGGCGTCGAGCGCCGCCTCATTCAAGCATTGTACATTCCCGCTACCCGTGACGCTGTCCGCGAGCTCCGAGCTGTGTCGGGGACGATCCTCTCTCGCGTCCTGAAGGTCATTCGGTGGCCGGATGAGCTTAAGGAAAAGATTTCCAAGCTTGACCGAGAGCTCACGGGCATGGTGCGCGCCGAGGCGACCCTGAGCGAGCTCGAGTCGACGCTCCGCGAGCATTGGTCAGACCTTGTCAGTGGCACGTCTGTCCCGTCATTCACGTTCGCGGATACGGATCTTGCCGGCGTCCTGCGGCGCCTTGATGCCGAGATCTCGGGCCCGGTCGGCTCGAGATCCATCCATCTTCTGAGCGAAGGCGAGCGCTCGCTTCTCTACTTCGCCCTCGTGGAAAGCACGCTCACGTTCGAGGCCAAGCTCGCGGGCAAGGGCTCAGCCACGTTCGATAGCGGGCCGCGCCCAGTGCTCACCTTGCTCGCGGTGGAGGAGCCTGAGAACCATCTCGCTCCTCAGTACCTCGGGCGTATCCTGAAGAAGCTCCGCAACTTAATCGCCGCTGGCGGTGTGCAGGTACTTCTGACGAGTCACTCCGCATCGATCATGCGTCGTGTTGAGCCGTCCGAGGTGCGCCACTTCCGCGCTGAGGCGAATGGCGGGCGCCGTATCACCCGCCTGTCGCTGCCAAAGGACACTGAAGAGGCATTCAAGTACGTGCGCGAGGCCGTGATGGCATATCCCGAGCTCTATTTCGCCTCCGTTGTGGTTCTCGGCGAGGGTGCAAGCGAAGAGATCGTCATCCCGCGTGTCGCTAGGGTTCTTGGGCTCGACATCGATCCTCGTTTCATCGCGGTCGTCCCCCTCGGGGGCCGGCACGTGCATCACTTCTGGCGGCTCCTTCGCGAGATCGGAACACCCTACGTGACCTTGACCGACCTCGATCTCGAGCGCCATGGCGGTGGTTGGGCACGCATTCGTGACCTGGTAGGTGAGCTGGTGGAATTCGGCGAAGGATCCGCCAAGGTGCTCGACGGCGTTCACCTTGAGCAGGTCGACACTGTTGTTCCCGTAGCGATCACGGATCCTACCTTCGCATCTTGGATTAGGCATCTCGAGGTCGGCTTCAACGTCTTCATGAGCGCGCCGCTCGATCTCGATTTTTCAATGCTCTCGGCATTCCCAGAGGCATACAAGAAGCTCGCTCCCTCGCGCGGAGGCCCGCAATTCCCGCAACCTCACGAAGACGTGAAGCCGTTCGTCGAACGGGTCACACGCGCAACCCTGGGCACTAACGGAGGCAGCGGCCTCACGTACACAGACGAGGAGCACAAGCTCTTTTCTTGGTACGCGTACTTTTTCGCGTCGGGCAGCAAGCCTGCAACCCACGCGCGAGCTCTCGCGCAGTGCGACGATACTACACTCGCGAAGGGCGCCCCCGATGTCCTCCGTCGCCTTGCCGAGCGAGTAAAGGCGCTCGCTCCAACGTGA
- a CDS encoding helix-turn-helix domain-containing protein, which produces MAVHSLGDLGSLVRAFREHRGLTQEQLSKDAGRLPRTAIAHLEQGYRLPAAEHLRALAKHLSLPDALVEPFLRLSAARRVEFEAELGELIGQEVSIAHLDDQASQAVEGAVTSLIGAAITNHAAFDTLREIQVFYGIRPVSQQFFNRYFKADSFQDIGQFSAAVKRYQAEAIRLFPTFMQAYEEMNRASDLATLVAALGTRSLDEYRDRAPWNRIENIDEARLRDLGYIAAAKLDQERKEREELVKWLRDMAAFIRQNGRTSVEEFKPKRRREMESLLRKFGSRLSHGPMSALFSPAPEELEAEAERLAPKDEIDRARIAGTQATGLRNLSQYLAADHMDVYVATSMREDSDFVSVNQFVLRLFEHPEVKPLKLRYFNPTQSWVEDRIAKGLVEALMLRRSAATIYMAQKSDTFGKDSEASVALGQGKPVIVYVPKLDAPELQLDSSELAQSSEDDLRNILHRIDPDEVSQTMDREAMLGAILNRRLAAGTDEQIADVVARHWADFGLDTETDRFKETRGKYLEWLRGVMSNPNAPPPIPEGLRADIDGTLVATAVRFERRASLFREKHPLALQVILSTGVLNGILVARSVDSCATLLRKVFENNLDLELVRGEDSYRLIERTTQSTIRVISKHHLLANAFASYYASHAP; this is translated from the coding sequence ATGGCCGTCCACTCGTTGGGAGACCTCGGATCACTGGTTCGCGCGTTCCGCGAGCACCGCGGTCTGACGCAGGAGCAGCTATCGAAGGACGCCGGCAGGCTCCCTCGCACTGCCATCGCTCACCTGGAGCAGGGCTATCGCCTCCCTGCCGCCGAGCACCTGCGCGCTCTGGCGAAGCATCTCAGCCTGCCAGACGCGCTCGTCGAGCCGTTTCTACGTCTGAGTGCTGCACGACGAGTCGAGTTCGAGGCCGAACTTGGCGAGCTCATCGGGCAGGAGGTGTCGATCGCACATCTGGACGATCAGGCGTCCCAGGCCGTCGAGGGCGCTGTCACCTCGTTGATCGGCGCCGCGATCACGAACCACGCTGCCTTCGACACTCTGCGGGAGATCCAGGTCTTCTACGGCATCCGGCCGGTGTCGCAGCAGTTCTTCAACCGCTACTTCAAGGCCGATTCATTCCAGGACATCGGGCAGTTCTCGGCCGCAGTGAAGCGCTACCAGGCCGAGGCCATCCGTCTGTTCCCGACATTCATGCAGGCGTACGAGGAGATGAATCGCGCAAGCGACCTCGCAACGCTTGTCGCAGCTCTCGGAACACGCTCACTCGACGAATACCGGGACCGAGCTCCGTGGAACCGTATTGAGAACATCGACGAGGCGCGCTTGCGCGACCTCGGGTACATCGCCGCCGCGAAGCTCGACCAGGAGCGTAAAGAGCGCGAAGAACTGGTGAAGTGGCTTCGAGATATGGCTGCCTTCATTCGGCAAAACGGGCGCACTTCCGTAGAGGAGTTCAAGCCCAAGCGCCGACGTGAAATGGAATCACTTCTACGCAAGTTTGGTTCCCGGCTCAGCCACGGCCCGATGTCCGCGCTATTCAGCCCCGCGCCTGAGGAGTTGGAGGCCGAGGCCGAGCGCCTGGCGCCGAAGGATGAGATCGATCGAGCGCGGATCGCGGGTACCCAGGCAACAGGCCTGCGCAATCTTTCGCAGTATCTCGCAGCCGACCACATGGACGTGTACGTCGCAACCTCGATGCGAGAGGACTCGGACTTCGTGTCGGTAAATCAGTTCGTGCTGCGTCTCTTCGAGCACCCGGAGGTCAAGCCATTGAAGTTGCGGTATTTCAACCCAACTCAGTCTTGGGTTGAGGATCGCATCGCGAAGGGGCTTGTTGAGGCGCTGATGCTAAGGCGATCCGCCGCAACCATCTACATGGCGCAGAAGTCCGACACGTTCGGAAAAGATTCGGAGGCGTCCGTCGCGCTCGGCCAAGGCAAGCCTGTTATCGTCTACGTCCCCAAGCTCGATGCTCCCGAACTCCAGCTCGATTCGTCAGAGCTCGCGCAATCGTCAGAGGACGACCTTCGCAACATCCTCCACAGGATCGACCCTGATGAAGTTTCACAGACGATGGACCGCGAGGCGATGCTCGGCGCGATTCTGAACCGGCGACTTGCCGCCGGCACGGATGAGCAGATCGCGGACGTAGTGGCGCGCCACTGGGCAGACTTCGGTTTGGATACGGAGACAGACCGTTTCAAGGAGACCCGCGGCAAGTATCTCGAATGGCTCCGCGGGGTGATGAGCAACCCCAACGCACCACCGCCAATACCCGAGGGCCTCCGCGCAGACATCGATGGCACTCTCGTCGCGACCGCAGTGCGCTTCGAGCGGCGCGCATCGCTGTTTCGCGAGAAGCACCCGCTTGCGCTTCAGGTCATTCTCAGCACCGGCGTGTTGAATGGCATACTCGTGGCCAGATCGGTCGACTCGTGCGCGACGCTGCTGCGAAAGGTATTCGAGAACAACCTTGACCTAGAGCTGGTCCGCGGCGAGGACAGCTATCGTCTGATCGAGCGAACGACGCAGTCGACCATCCGAGTGATCTCGAAGCACCATCTCCTCGCCAACGCATTCGCCTCGTACTACGCAAGCCATGCACCATGA
- a CDS encoding HNH endonuclease, whose translation MNNRGYGVFRVGRHVVMAHRHMFELEHGRPPSGMVLHTCGKKTCVNPSHLYEGSKPNPFNADAVLLEEIERKALPAASSSRGRPGINNPRARLTEEQVKEICALLDQGVSPRIIGFSFGVDAKSIRNIDEGKTWSHVPEVARRAEAPKKRRRGGWRRRAR comes from the coding sequence GTGAACAACCGCGGGTACGGCGTCTTCCGCGTCGGCCGCCACGTCGTCATGGCCCACCGCCACATGTTCGAGCTGGAGCACGGACGTCCTCCGTCTGGGATGGTCCTGCACACCTGCGGCAAGAAGACGTGCGTCAACCCCAGCCACCTCTACGAGGGCTCGAAGCCCAACCCCTTCAACGCGGACGCGGTGCTGCTCGAGGAGATCGAGCGCAAGGCGCTTCCCGCGGCTTCGTCATCACGAGGGCGGCCGGGGATCAACAACCCGCGCGCTCGGCTCACCGAGGAGCAGGTGAAGGAGATCTGCGCCCTGCTCGATCAAGGCGTGTCTCCGCGGATCATCGGGTTCAGCTTCGGCGTTGACGCGAAGTCGATCCGCAACATCGACGAGGGCAAGACGTGGAGTCACGTCCCCGAGGTGGCTCGTCGGGCCGAGGCACCGAAGAAGAGACGGCGTGGGGGATGGCGTCGTCGAGCACGTTGA
- a CDS encoding helix-turn-helix domain-containing protein codes for MDFGKEVRRRREALGLTLEQLAERAGLTPNYIGGIEAGRRDPSLSSILALAKGLGVPPGELVGGVHDLDPAAIEAARLFQGASEDVQDAVLRLLRAVTRGRRRSG; via the coding sequence GTGGACTTCGGCAAGGAAGTGCGGCGGCGGCGAGAGGCGCTGGGCCTGACCCTGGAGCAGCTCGCGGAGCGCGCGGGGCTCACCCCGAATTACATCGGGGGCATCGAGGCCGGCCGGCGTGACCCCTCGCTGTCGAGCATCCTCGCACTCGCGAAGGGCCTGGGGGTGCCGCCGGGGGAGCTCGTGGGAGGCGTCCACGACCTTGACCCGGCCGCCATCGAGGCAGCACGGCTGTTCCAGGGCGCGTCCGAGGACGTCCAGGATGCCGTTCTCCGCCTCTTGCGCGCGGTGACGCGGGGACGGCGGCGGAGCGGGTGA
- a CDS encoding helix-turn-helix domain-containing protein produces MGRRHEPDPFALKLGHRIRDLRLAQGMSLEHLRRKTGVVASHLSLIERGYVAINVATLDRIARALDLTPMFLVLFPEESELEAVVEQIGSMSAEELAQLCERVSASQSPRAEEPRPSRGTRRT; encoded by the coding sequence ATGGGCCGCCGACACGAGCCGGATCCGTTTGCTCTCAAACTAGGTCATCGGATCAGGGATCTGCGCCTCGCACAAGGGATGTCGCTCGAGCACCTCAGAAGGAAGACCGGCGTCGTCGCGAGCCACCTGTCGCTCATCGAGCGCGGGTATGTCGCGATCAACGTCGCCACCCTCGATCGCATCGCACGCGCGCTCGACTTGACGCCGATGTTCCTTGTGCTGTTCCCCGAGGAAAGTGAGCTCGAGGCAGTTGTCGAGCAGATCGGCAGCATGAGCGCGGAAGAGCTCGCGCAGCTCTGCGAACGGGTGTCCGCCTCGCAGAGCCCACGGGCAGAGGAGCCTCGCCCTTCGCGTGGGACTCGTCGTACGTAG